DNA from Syntrophorhabdales bacterium:
CGAGTACATCAAGAGGGCAAAAGCCGAGGGCCTGCCCAGCGCGGAGATTGTCAAAGACGTGTACACATTGAAGGCGAAATACGAGAAGGTCTATAAAGAGTAAGATAACCCGGGCTTTGACAAAGCCCATTCGGTATGAAGATAGGGGACGATCAGCGGTTCAGGAGCCCGTCGCGGAGTTCGTGATCACTCGTTTTCTTCGCAGTACTCCACCACGAATCTCTTCTGCTCGTGAGTCTCTACTGAGCCGTCCCCTATCCAGGCTCTGACGCGCTTGATAGCCTCTGCTCCCGAATCACCAAATATCTCCCCCGCGAGACACGCGGCCACAGTGCCTGTTCTGCCAACACCTGCGAAACAGTGGATGGCAATATTATGACCGTCGTTTGCGAGCCGGATCACCTTGCGGAGCACCCGTTTCAAAGGCGCCTTGCGGGGGACGCCGAAGTCGTGAATTGGGAAATGAATAACGTGAAGGCCTCGCTCGCCATAAAAATCGACAAGGTCTATGCCTGTTCTTTGCAGGCATTCGACCCGTCCTGCCAGAACAAGAACCACCGATATGCGCAACTTCTGGTACTGGCCAAAAAGCGTATGCTTTTCGTCATAGATGCAGAACGGCATAGCACTTCTGAAGATTCTACCCTTGAGTCTGAAAGGCAATTCCGTCATTACTTCAGCACCTGCAGTCAAAAGATAGTACGGTATGTGCAGGCCTTGCAATAGGACTTACGGCGTATGGCCGATGCTCTTATCAGAATCATCGGCTCGTTTGTGCTCGATGATAAGTCCATCTCAGTCATTATTATTTGGCTGTCGATCAGTGCCCGCCTTCACTGGAAACAGCCTCCAAACGCCTCATAATACTCAATGCGCGGTAAGGGCGAGTGCACAGACCACTGCCATGAGCGCTGCGACAGTCAACGGGGTGCGCCTGAACGGATAGCACATAATTTCTTTCGCGCGATGCATACTCTTTTCTCCTTTTCTCACTTACGTCAAGCGTCTGCAAAAATAAAGCCATCCGATGGAAACCACACTCGACTCTATTCAAAGAGGCTGCCGCCATCGCCCTCTGCATTCACCCCAATTCGCTTGACATGAGATGTCGCTTTTACTATAGTTTGCTCGGCGAAACGTGGCCTTCTACAATCCTGCGACAGCCCGCGATCTAGAGCCGAGCGCCACGGGCAGTCAATCCATAACAACGGAGAGGACAACATGAGTATGGTTCCTAAGCTAGGGGGAAAGTATTACGACCTCTCGAATCCTGTCTCCAAAGAAATGCCCTTTTATCCGGCAAGTTTTCCTCTGGAGGTGGAACAAGTCTCGAGTGTCGACAAGGGCGGGTTCAACGTCCACAAGGTAACCATGGCCACACACCATGGCACGCACGTTGACGCACCGCGCCATCTCTCATATGAGGGACGTGCCCTGGACGAGATGGACTTGAATAAGTTCATGGGCGAAGGCGTTGTGCTGGACCTCTCCTACAAGGAGATCGGATCTGGCGTCAGCGCTGACGATCTGAAGAAGTATGCGGACCTGGTAAAACCTGACGACATCGTGATCCTTTTCACCGGCTGCTCCAAACATCTCGGGGAGTCCTGGATAACAGCCAAGTATACC
Protein-coding regions in this window:
- a CDS encoding protein-tyrosine phosphatase family protein, whose product is MTELPFRLKGRIFRSAMPFCIYDEKHTLFGQYQKLRISVVLVLAGRVECLQRTGIDLVDFYGERGLHVIHFPIHDFGVPRKAPLKRVLRKVIRLANDGHNIAIHCFAGVGRTGTVAACLAGEIFGDSGAEAIKRVRAWIGDGSVETHEQKRFVVEYCEENE
- a CDS encoding cyclase family protein; protein product: MSMVPKLGGKYYDLSNPVSKEMPFYPASFPLEVEQVSSVDKGGFNVHKVTMATHHGTHVDAPRHLSYEGRALDEMDLNKFMGEGVVLDLSYKEIGSGVSADDLKKYADLVKPDDIVILFTGCSKHLGESWITAKYTYLDKSGAEWLVQKKVKSVGIDFFSIDQYGNPENPAHNLLLGNGIPLIEEISYEARHLLGKRIYLLCLPIRMMMGDGAPARAIAYLLE